In the genome of Globicephala melas chromosome 3, mGloMel1.2, whole genome shotgun sequence, one region contains:
- the CAPSL gene encoding calcyphosin-like protein, translated as MAGTARHDREMAIQDKQKLTTATDPIERLRLQCLARASAGIKGLGRAFRIMDDNNNRTLGFKEFVKGLNDYAVVMEKEEAEELFQRSDKDGNGTIDFNGFLLALRPPMSRARKEVIMQAFRKLDKTGDGVITIEDLREVYSAKHRPKYQNGEWTEEQVFRKFLDNFDSPYDKDGVVTPEEFMNYYAGVSASTDTDVYFLIMMRTAWKL; from the exons ATGGCGGGGACGGCACGCCACGACCGAGAGATGGCGATCCAGGACAAGCAGAAACTCACCACGGCCACTGACCCCATCGAAAGGCTCCGCCTGCAGTGCCTAGCCAGGGCCTCCGCGGGCATCAAAGGGCTTGGCAG AGCGTTTCGAATTATGGATGACAATAACAACAGAACCCTTGGTTTCAAAGAATTTGTGAAAGGGTTAAATGATTATGCTGTGGTCATGgaaaaggaagaggcagaagagcTTTTCCAGAGGTCTGATAAAGATGGAAATGGAACAATAGACTTTAATGGATTTCTTCTCGCATTAAGA CCTCCAATGTCCAGAGCCAGAAAAGAGGTAATTATGCAAGCTTTTAGAAAGTTAGACAAGACTGGAGATGGCGTGATAACAATTGAAGACCTTCGTGAGGTGTACAGTGCAAAACACCGCCCGAAGTACCAAAACGGAGAATGGACAGAGGAGCAAGTGTTCCGGAAATTTCTGGATAACTTTGACTCACCCTATGACAAAGATGGAGTG GTGACCCCCGAGGAGTTTATGAACTACTATGCCGGGGTGAGCGCTTCCACGGACACCGATGTGTATTTCCTCATCATGATGAGAACTGCCTGGAAGCTCTAA